One genomic segment of Misgurnus anguillicaudatus chromosome 23, ASM2758022v2, whole genome shotgun sequence includes these proteins:
- the LOC141359401 gene encoding uncharacterized protein, with the protein MIINGTKEISYKLNVTVYGVFGDEVKSVSVMEGDSVTLHTDTKLQTDDLILWRFGHENSLIARINVVAKDISIYDDVLDGRFRDRLQVDNQTGDLIITDTKTKDSGFYQMIISGKQKISYRVNVTVYDKVKSLSVMEGDSVTLHTDITEIQTIDVILWRFGLQKSLKARINGTTSEVSIYDDDLDGRFRDRLQVNNQTGDLIITDITTQHTGLYQINISGKQKISYRFNVTVYAFLPVPVITRDSSHCSSSSSSSSSSNCLLLCSVLNVRDVSLSWYKGNSLLSIISVSDLNNRCVISLPLEVEYQDNNTYRCVVNNPIKNRTQHLNINELCQTFSGCVCCCHDFEVVIRLVVSALVGVAAVAILVYDIRSSRDEQKKRSQTSSDY; encoded by the exons ATGATCATCAACGGCACTAAAGAGATCTCAtacaaattaaatgttactGTTTATG gtgtgtttggtgatgaagtgaagtcagtgtcagtgatggagggagattctgttactctacacactgataCTAAACTACAGACAGATGATCTGATACTGTGGAGGTTTGGTCATGAAAATTCTCTTATAGCTCGAATCAATGTAGTGGCCAAAGATATCTCAATATATGATGATGTTcttgatgggagattcagagacagactgcaggtggacaatcagactggagatctcatcaTCACCGACACTAAGACCAAAGACTCTGGATTTTATCAAATGATCATCAGCGGCAAACAGAAGATCTCATACAGAGTCAATGTTACTGTCTATG ATAAAGTGAAGTCattgtcagtgatggagggagattctgttactctgCACACTGATATTACTGAAATACAGACAATTGATGTGATACTGTGGAGGTTTGGACTTCAAAAGTCTCTCAAAGCAAGAATCAACGGCACCACCAGTGAGGTCTCaatatatgatgatgatcttgatgggagattcagagacagactgcaggtgaataatcagactggagatctcatcatcacagacatcacaactcaacacactggactttatcaAATAAACATCAGTGGCAAACAGAAGATCTCATACAGATTCAATGttactgtctatg CTTTTTTGCCCGTTCCAGTCATCACCAGAGACTCTTCACACtgttcttcatcatcatcatcatcatcatcatcaaattgtttattattgtgttcagtgttgaatgtgagagatgtgagtctgtcctggtacaaaggaaacagtttattgtccatcatcagtgtgtctgatcttAACAACAGATGTGTCATCTCTCTACCTCTGGAGGTGGAATATCAGGATAACAACACATACAGATGTGTGGTGAACAATCCCATCAAAAATCGAACTCAACATCTTAACATCAATGAACTCTGTCAGACGTTTTCAG GCTGTGTTTGCTGTTGTCATGATTTTGAAGTTGTGATCCGATTGGTCGTCTCTGCTCTGGTGGGCGTGGCTGCGGTTGCCATTTTGGTTTATGACATCAGATCGAGCAGAGATGAACAGAAGAAAAGATCACAGACATCATCAGACTATTAG